In a genomic window of Thermoanaerobaculales bacterium:
- a CDS encoding lytic transglycosylase F produces the protein MAPTEAPTPLPAGMAPLLETFTGDLDGMVERRIIRVLTVQNPILYFVDQGRELGITYEAIKAFEKQLNTRLGNKVVTVHVIAIPVARDELIPRLIAGQGDIAAAQLAITPERQQQVDFAKPFVTGVREVLVTGPASPPVENLEDLSGKQVYVRPSSSYAEHLRKLNAHFEAAGKPPVTVLPAEEVLEDGDILEMVNAGLVPATVVDEYTADLYTQVFPGLQKRSDIASQPVAFAWAIRKGSPQLAAEINAFVATHQQGTLAGNVVLNKYLKTTKWVKDAQSDEDRQRFLSMVELFKKYGDQYGLDYLLMAAQAYQESGLDQSKRSPVGAIGVMQVMPSTASDKAVGIPDIEKLESNIHAGIKYNRWMIDNFYNEPGVTPLNRGLFAFASYNAGPARVAGLRKQAAAEGLDPNRWFNNVELIAAKRIGRETVTYVANIYKYYLAYQLMAQQREAREQAKGQVGASPSPSAGG, from the coding sequence ATGGCGCCGACCGAGGCGCCGACGCCGCTGCCCGCCGGGATGGCTCCCCTCCTCGAGACCTTCACGGGCGACCTCGACGGCATGGTCGAGCGCCGGATCATCCGGGTCCTGACCGTCCAGAACCCGATCCTCTACTTCGTCGACCAGGGCCGCGAGCTCGGCATCACCTACGAGGCCATCAAGGCCTTCGAAAAGCAGCTCAACACGAGGCTCGGCAACAAGGTGGTCACCGTCCACGTGATCGCGATCCCGGTCGCGCGCGACGAGCTCATCCCACGCCTGATCGCGGGACAGGGCGACATCGCCGCCGCCCAGCTCGCGATCACGCCCGAGCGCCAGCAGCAGGTGGACTTCGCAAAGCCCTTTGTGACCGGCGTGCGGGAGGTCCTGGTCACCGGCCCCGCGTCGCCACCGGTTGAGAACCTCGAGGACCTGTCGGGCAAGCAGGTCTACGTCCGCCCCTCGAGCAGCTACGCCGAGCACCTGAGGAAGCTCAACGCCCACTTCGAGGCCGCCGGCAAGCCGCCGGTGACGGTGCTGCCGGCCGAGGAGGTGCTGGAGGACGGCGACATCCTGGAAATGGTCAACGCGGGCCTCGTCCCGGCGACGGTGGTGGACGAGTACACGGCCGATCTCTACACCCAGGTCTTCCCCGGCCTGCAGAAGCGCTCCGACATCGCGAGCCAGCCGGTCGCGTTCGCGTGGGCGATCCGCAAGGGAAGCCCCCAGCTCGCCGCCGAGATCAACGCCTTCGTCGCGACGCACCAGCAGGGCACCCTCGCCGGCAACGTGGTCCTCAACAAGTACCTGAAGACCACCAAGTGGGTGAAGGATGCGCAGAGCGACGAGGACCGCCAGCGCTTCCTGTCGATGGTCGAGCTGTTCAAGAAGTACGGTGATCAGTACGGGCTCGACTACCTGCTGATGGCCGCCCAGGCCTACCAGGAGTCGGGCCTCGACCAGTCGAAGCGCAGCCCTGTGGGCGCGATCGGCGTGATGCAGGTCATGCCCTCCACCGCCAGCGACAAGGCGGTCGGGATCCCCGACATCGAGAAGCTCGAGAGCAACATCCACGCCGGGATCAAGTACAACCGGTGGATGATCGACAACTTCTACAACGAGCCCGGCGTCACCCCGCTCAACCGCGGGCTGTTCGCCTTCGCCTCGTACAACGCGGGGCCCGCCCGCGTCGCGGGCCTGCGCAAGCAGGCGGCGGCGGAGGGCCTCGATCCCAACCGGTGGTTCAACAACGTGGAGCTGATCGCAGCCAAGCGCATCGGCCGCGAGACGGTCACCTACGTCGCCAACATCTACAAGTACTACCTCGCCTACCAGCTGATGGCGCAGCAGCGCGAGGCCCGCGAGCAGGCGAAGGGCCAGGTCGGCGCATCACCGTCGCCCTCTGCCGGCGGTTGA
- a CDS encoding VIT1/CCC1 transporter family protein, giving the protein MTAASRSTSVPTPRPAPPHLAGPFRRVLEPIDRTSEVLFGLIMVLTFTGSLSVAQAGRDDVKAMLIGALGCNLAWAIIDAVFYLMGCLAEKNRDLATLRAVRGSSDPEQARRQIAGALPPLVASVVQPAELEGMRVRLIELPEPPDHPRLDGDDWRGAVGVFLLVFLVTFPVTIPFIVMSHAVSALRVSNAVAIAMLFVMGYASGRRNGRRRPWLMGVAMVLLGAVLVALTILLGG; this is encoded by the coding sequence ATGACAGCCGCCTCGCGCTCGACCTCGGTCCCGACTCCGCGGCCGGCGCCGCCCCATCTCGCCGGGCCTTTCCGGCGCGTGCTGGAGCCGATCGATCGCACGTCTGAGGTCTTGTTCGGGCTGATCATGGTCCTCACCTTCACCGGGTCGCTGAGCGTGGCCCAGGCGGGGCGCGACGACGTGAAGGCGATGCTCATCGGAGCGCTCGGCTGCAACCTCGCCTGGGCCATCATCGACGCGGTCTTCTACCTGATGGGCTGCCTCGCCGAGAAGAACCGCGACCTCGCCACGTTGCGCGCCGTGCGCGGCAGCAGCGATCCCGAACAGGCGCGGCGCCAGATCGCCGGCGCGCTGCCGCCGCTGGTCGCGTCCGTCGTCCAGCCGGCAGAGCTGGAGGGGATGCGCGTGCGCCTGATCGAGCTTCCCGAGCCGCCCGACCACCCGCGGTTGGACGGCGACGACTGGCGGGGCGCCGTGGGCGTCTTCCTGCTGGTCTTCCTCGTCACGTTCCCGGTCACAATCCCATTCATCGTCATGTCCCACGCCGTGTCCGCCCTGCGCGTCTCCAATGCCGTCGCCATCGCGATGCTGTTCGTGATGGGCTATGCCTCCGGGCGCCGGAACGGGCGCCGGAGACCCTGGCTGATGGGCGTCGCGATGGTCCTCCTCGGCGCCGTGCTGGTGGCTCTCACCATCCTGCTTGGGGGATGA
- the cax gene encoding calcium/proton exchanger, translating into MNQLIHAVRRNPLFWLLLFVPAVLVAHSLRPEASTLLFVLSVLAIVPLAGLLSHATESVSAKTGDTVGGLLNATLGNLTELIIALAALRAGEYMLVKASIAGAIVTNTLFMLGASFLLGGLKHHVQEFNRATARLQAGLLFLATVALLVPSATTKVNSPAAAAFARELSLGLAVLLIVAYGLGLLFSLRTHRELFASAEHGEAGEAPWPIRLALATLAGVTVLVALVSEIFVESVQEAAKAFGMTPAFVGFIVVALVGAAAEMVAAFSAARKNRLDLSVGIAMGSAAQIALFVAPVLVLASYAIGPSPMGLEFWPGAVVMVLISTITASMVTNSGRSTWFVGVLALMVYLTFAMTLYLLPPGLR; encoded by the coding sequence ATGAACCAACTCATTCATGCGGTCCGCCGCAACCCGCTGTTCTGGCTCCTCCTCTTCGTTCCAGCCGTGCTGGTCGCTCACTCCCTCAGGCCGGAGGCGTCGACCCTACTGTTCGTGCTCTCGGTCCTCGCCATCGTGCCGCTGGCAGGGCTGCTGAGCCATGCCACCGAGTCGGTGTCGGCGAAGACCGGGGACACGGTCGGTGGGCTGCTCAACGCCACCCTCGGCAACCTGACCGAGCTGATCATCGCGCTCGCCGCGCTGCGCGCCGGGGAGTACATGCTGGTGAAGGCGTCGATCGCCGGCGCGATCGTGACCAACACCCTGTTCATGCTCGGCGCGTCGTTCCTGCTCGGCGGGCTCAAGCACCACGTCCAGGAGTTCAACCGCGCCACCGCCCGCCTCCAGGCGGGGCTGCTCTTCCTGGCCACGGTCGCCCTCCTGGTGCCCTCTGCGACGACCAAGGTCAACTCCCCGGCCGCGGCGGCGTTCGCGCGGGAGTTGAGCCTGGGGCTGGCCGTGCTGCTGATCGTCGCCTACGGGCTGGGCCTGCTCTTCTCGCTCAGGACGCACCGCGAGCTGTTCGCCAGCGCGGAGCACGGCGAGGCCGGCGAGGCGCCGTGGCCGATCCGTCTGGCGCTGGCCACGCTGGCCGGCGTCACGGTGCTGGTGGCGCTGGTGAGCGAGATCTTCGTCGAATCGGTGCAGGAGGCGGCGAAGGCGTTCGGGATGACACCGGCGTTCGTCGGCTTCATCGTCGTAGCCCTGGTGGGTGCCGCGGCGGAAATGGTCGCGGCGTTCTCCGCCGCGCGCAAGAACCGCCTCGACCTGAGCGTCGGCATCGCGATGGGGAGCGCAGCCCAGATCGCGCTCTTCGTGGCCCCGGTCCTGGTCCTGGCCAGCTACGCCATCGGCCCCTCGCCGATGGGCCTCGAGTTCTGGCCGGGCGCGGTGGTGATGGTGCTGATCTCGACGATCACCGCGTCCATGGTGACCAACAGCGGCCGCTCGACCTGGTTCGTCGGCGTGCTGGCGCTGATGGTGTACCTGACCTTCGCGATGACCCTCTACCTGCTGCCCCCGGGGCTGCGTTGA
- a CDS encoding SulP family inorganic anion transporter — protein MENQAVDESSSEAAGTVVVPAGREPGAWWRAVLPPARWLRSYQPRWLAGDAVAGATLAAYAIPVSLAYASLAGLPPQHGVYCCLFGGLLYALFGSSRQLAVGPTSAISMLVGATVAGMAGGDPARWASIAALTALVFAAICVLAWLLSLSSLVNFISETVLLGFKAGAAITIATTQLPKLLGVPGGGEGFFERVVIIVRQLGQTNLAVLAFGLAAIALLVAGEKLFPGRPVALVVVALSIVLVSVLPLAEIGFSTVGLLPSGLPVIELPELRVRDVDGVVPLAFACFLLAYIEGISAARALAQKNGYEINPRQELLALGAANLAAGLGQGYPVAGGLSQSSVNDKAGARTPLALVFASAVIALCLLYLTGLLRNLPNVVLAAIVLVAVAGLIKVRDLRRLWRVRRAEFAIAMVALVGVLLLGILRGVIVAAVMSLAMLLRDLARPHVAELGRIPGTRRYSDLERHPDNERVPGLLIIRVEAPLLYFNANHIRDMVRRHLGAAPAPVRAVVVDLSTSPTMDVTAAVMLGGLHQELAARGIPLRFANARASVRDFVRAGGGEAMIGELNRKLSLDGIIQEVLAGMPASGP, from the coding sequence GTGGAGAATCAGGCAGTGGACGAGAGCAGCAGCGAGGCTGCCGGCACCGTCGTGGTGCCTGCGGGTCGGGAGCCGGGAGCTTGGTGGCGTGCGGTCCTCCCTCCCGCGCGGTGGCTGCGCTCCTACCAGCCGCGCTGGCTGGCCGGCGACGCCGTGGCGGGCGCGACGCTCGCCGCCTACGCCATCCCGGTGTCGCTGGCCTACGCGTCGCTCGCCGGCCTGCCACCGCAGCACGGGGTCTACTGCTGCCTCTTCGGCGGCCTGTTGTACGCGCTCTTCGGCTCGTCGCGCCAGCTCGCGGTCGGGCCGACCTCGGCGATCTCGATGCTCGTCGGCGCCACGGTCGCCGGGATGGCGGGGGGCGATCCCGCCCGCTGGGCCTCCATCGCCGCCCTGACGGCGCTCGTCTTCGCCGCGATCTGCGTGCTGGCCTGGCTGCTCAGCCTGAGCTCGCTGGTCAACTTCATCAGCGAGACCGTGCTGCTCGGCTTCAAGGCCGGCGCGGCAATCACCATCGCCACCACCCAGCTGCCCAAGCTGCTCGGCGTGCCGGGCGGCGGCGAGGGCTTCTTCGAGCGGGTGGTCATCATCGTGCGCCAGCTCGGCCAGACCAATCTCGCGGTGCTCGCCTTCGGCCTGGCGGCGATCGCGCTGCTCGTCGCGGGCGAGAAGCTGTTCCCCGGCCGGCCGGTCGCCCTGGTCGTGGTGGCGCTGTCGATCGTGCTGGTCTCGGTGCTGCCGCTGGCCGAGATCGGCTTCTCGACGGTCGGCCTGCTCCCCAGCGGCCTGCCGGTGATCGAGCTGCCCGAGCTGCGGGTCCGTGACGTCGACGGCGTCGTCCCGCTCGCCTTCGCCTGCTTCCTTCTGGCCTACATCGAGGGCATCTCGGCCGCCCGGGCCCTGGCCCAGAAGAACGGCTATGAGATCAACCCGCGCCAGGAGCTGCTCGCGCTCGGCGCGGCGAACCTCGCCGCCGGGCTCGGCCAGGGCTACCCGGTCGCCGGCGGGCTGTCCCAGTCCTCGGTGAACGACAAGGCCGGGGCGAGGACGCCGCTGGCGCTGGTCTTCGCCTCGGCCGTGATCGCGCTCTGCCTGCTCTATCTGACCGGCCTGCTGCGCAACCTCCCCAACGTCGTGCTGGCCGCCATCGTGCTGGTGGCGGTGGCGGGGCTGATCAAGGTCCGCGACCTGCGCCGGCTGTGGCGGGTGCGGCGCGCCGAGTTCGCGATCGCGATGGTGGCGCTGGTCGGCGTCCTGCTGCTCGGCATCCTGAGGGGCGTGATCGTGGCGGCGGTCATGTCGCTGGCGATGCTGCTGCGGGACCTGGCGCGGCCGCACGTGGCCGAGCTCGGCCGGATCCCGGGCACCCGGCGCTACTCCGACCTCGAGCGCCACCCCGACAACGAGCGGGTCCCGGGCCTGCTGATCATCCGGGTGGAAGCGCCGCTGCTCTACTTCAACGCCAACCACATCCGCGACATGGTCCGGCGGCACCTCGGCGCCGCCCCGGCGCCGGTGCGGGCGGTGGTCGTCGATCTCTCCACCTCGCCGACCATGGACGTGACGGCTGCCGTGATGCTCGGCGGGTTGCACCAGGAGCTCGCAGCGCGGGGCATCCCGCTTCGCTTCGCCAACGCCCGAGCCTCGGTGCGCGACTTCGTCCGGGCCGGCGGCGGCGAGGCCATGATCGGAGAGCTGAACCGGAAGCTCTCCCTGGATGGCATCATCCAGGAGGTGCTTGCCGGCATGCCGGCGTCGGGGCCGTGA
- the aspT gene encoding aspartate-alanine antiporter, whose product MSFFVVALRSHPELAVFLTLAVGFFIGRFKIGNFSLGTVVGTLLAGVLIGQLDINVPGAVKTVFFDLFLFATGYKVGPQFFRGLKKNALTQVALTVVLCVTSLAVAFTAAKLLDYDRGTAAGLLAGAFTESTVIGTAGDAINRLDIPPEQKERELNNIPMAYAVTYLVGTIFVVWFLSNIAPRLLRTDLAAEARALESESAGAGEGEPGVASGYRRFALRAFRVASPRLDALTVAQLEEEFGGERVFVERLRRGRELIDAAPDTIIRAGDVIAMMALRGVIVDAEDVIGPEVDDQELLDLPVAMLDVVLTNKALVDLTLGELAVLHGRGVGLRKLVRAGQEIPFAHGTTLNRGDILQIVGPQRHVERAAEGLGYADRPTSATDMIFVGIGIVLGGLFGLLSVTVGGLSLTLTSSGGALVGGLVFGWLRSVRPTFGRIPEPALWVFDTVGLATFIGVVGLDAGPTFIDGLRHTGISLVFVGLAVAITPHLVAVLFGRYALRMNPVILLGACSGAGTSTAALRAIQDAASSKLPVLGYTVPYAIGNILLTAWGPLIVALMS is encoded by the coding sequence ATGAGCTTCTTCGTCGTCGCCCTCAGGAGCCATCCCGAGCTTGCGGTGTTCCTGACCCTCGCCGTGGGGTTCTTCATCGGCCGGTTCAAGATCGGCAACTTCTCGCTCGGCACCGTGGTGGGGACCTTGCTCGCCGGCGTGCTCATCGGCCAGCTCGACATCAACGTCCCGGGCGCGGTGAAGACCGTCTTCTTCGATCTCTTCCTGTTCGCGACCGGCTACAAGGTGGGGCCGCAGTTCTTCCGCGGCCTCAAGAAGAACGCCCTGACCCAGGTCGCCCTGACGGTCGTCTTGTGCGTGACCTCGCTCGCGGTGGCGTTCACCGCGGCCAAGCTTCTCGACTACGACCGCGGCACCGCGGCCGGCCTGCTCGCCGGCGCGTTCACCGAGTCGACGGTGATCGGCACGGCCGGCGACGCGATCAACCGCCTCGACATCCCGCCCGAGCAGAAGGAGCGCGAGCTCAACAACATCCCGATGGCCTATGCGGTGACCTACCTGGTCGGCACCATCTTCGTCGTCTGGTTCCTCTCCAACATCGCTCCGCGCCTGCTGCGGACCGATCTGGCCGCCGAGGCCCGAGCGCTCGAGTCCGAGTCGGCCGGCGCCGGCGAGGGCGAGCCCGGCGTCGCGTCCGGCTACCGCCGCTTCGCGCTGCGCGCCTTTCGGGTGGCGAGCCCCAGGCTCGACGCGCTGACGGTCGCCCAGCTCGAGGAGGAGTTCGGCGGCGAGCGGGTGTTCGTCGAGCGGCTGCGCCGCGGCCGTGAGCTGATCGACGCCGCCCCTGACACCATCATCCGGGCCGGGGACGTGATCGCCATGATGGCCCTGCGCGGGGTCATCGTCGATGCCGAGGACGTCATCGGCCCCGAGGTCGACGACCAGGAGCTGCTCGACTTGCCGGTCGCCATGCTCGACGTCGTGCTCACCAACAAGGCCCTGGTCGACCTCACGCTCGGCGAGCTCGCGGTGCTGCACGGCCGCGGAGTGGGGCTGCGCAAGCTCGTGCGGGCCGGCCAGGAGATTCCCTTCGCCCATGGCACCACCCTCAACCGCGGCGACATCCTCCAGATCGTCGGCCCGCAGCGGCACGTCGAGCGCGCGGCCGAGGGCCTCGGCTACGCCGACCGGCCGACCAGCGCCACCGACATGATCTTCGTCGGCATCGGCATCGTGCTCGGCGGCCTGTTCGGGCTGCTGTCGGTCACCGTCGGCGGCCTCAGCCTCACGCTGACCTCGAGCGGCGGCGCGCTGGTCGGAGGCTTGGTGTTCGGCTGGCTGCGGTCGGTCCGCCCGACCTTCGGCCGGATCCCCGAGCCGGCGCTGTGGGTCTTCGACACGGTCGGGCTCGCCACCTTCATCGGTGTCGTCGGACTGGACGCCGGACCGACCTTCATCGACGGGCTGCGCCACACCGGCATCAGCCTGGTCTTCGTGGGCCTCGCGGTGGCGATCACGCCGCACCTGGTCGCGGTCCTGTTCGGCCGCTACGCGCTTCGGATGAACCCGGTGATCCTGCTCGGCGCCTGCTCGGGCGCCGGCACCAGCACCGCTGCGCTGCGCGCCATCCAGGACGCGGCCTCGAGCAAGCTGCCGGTGCTCGGCTACACCGTGCCCTACGCGATCGGCAACATCCTGCTCACGGCCTGGGGGCCGCTGATCGTCGCCCTCATGTCGTGA